A part of Pieris napi chromosome 9, ilPieNapi1.2, whole genome shotgun sequence genomic DNA contains:
- the LOC125052777 gene encoding protein enabled isoform X3 → MSEQSISSARASVMVYDDSLKRWIPSGSSSGLSKVHIYHHTQHNTFRVVGRKLNDHEVVINCGIVRGLKYNQATATFHQWRDARHVYGLNFSCREDADSFARAMMHTLEVLANKVSNNSAPPPPQQPNPPGPYNGHNNTHYDEDMGYRTMTREDAAMLQQPQYHAPHHQHQLPQHQPIPHQPQPVPVQHQQHPMTPQHQVAHPQITHQVPHQPIPPPSQYHAPHHHTTGPAVQSAPTPPPHGVHTLPHAPHAPPTHSHHRTNSAPMPPNMSLTPASGSTAPPPVPPHQNLPPAANGPVAPPTPPAAPQPPPMLQQQPPPAPPAPPPAAAPAPPPPPPPPGGAVVASPPPPPPQPQPPVVDPTGLAAQLQQARLKRQAKQANAEVASPPGGNSGGSAGSTDHSSSSSGRASLHCMMHEMQRTLARRRAHLDKAEETSADNSVNSTPMKSWERSATLPHRLPAACNGNTPSAESPAQPQPQSPRSARKRFGSASEETILKQVNGTEGGCVSAAEWEGFKQELMREVKTQLTQMKREILDAMKAEFARR, encoded by the exons CGAGCAGTCGATAAGCAGCGCGCGCGCATCGGTAATGGTGTACGATGACTCTCTCAAACGCTGGATTCCCTCCGGCTCCAGCTCGGGGCTGTCTAAGGTCCACATCTATCATCACACCCAACACAATACCTTTAGAGTGGTGGGGAGGAAGCTCAATGATCATGAG gtGGTAATTAACTGCGGCATCGTCCGAGGCCTAAAGTACAACCAGGCGACTGCCACATTCCACCAATGGCGCGACGCAAGACACGTCTACGGGCTGAACTTCTCCTGTCGCGAGGACGCTGACAGCTTCGCTAGAGCCATGATGCACACCCTGGAG GTGTTAGCGAACAAAGTCAGCAATAACTCCGCGCCGCCCCCGCCACAGCAGCCTAACCCTCCCGGGCCTTACAACGGACACAACAACACGCACTACGACGAAGATATGGGGTATAG AACAATGACCCGAGAGGACGCAGCCATGCTCCAACAGCCTCAATACCACGCTCCTCATCATCAGCATCAGCTCCCACAGCATCAACCGATTCCACATCAGCCG CAACCGGTGCCAGTGCAGCATCAGCAGCACCCGATGACCCCTCAGCACCAGGTAGCTCATCCTCAGATCACCCACCAGGTGCCACATCAGCCCATCCCACCGCCCAGCCAGTACCACGCGCCTCATCATCACACC ACGGGTCCAGCCGTGCAATCTGCGCCCACTCCGCCGCCCCACGGCGTGCACACGCTGCCCCATGCCCCTCACGCGCCGCCTACGCACTCGCACCATCGCACTAACAG TGCCCCCATGCCCCCAAACATGTCCCTAACTCCTGCGAGTGGTTCAACGGCACCACCCCCAGTGCCACCTCATCAGAATCTACCACCAGCGGCTAAT GGCCCCGTTGCCCCACCGACGCCTCCAGCAGCACCACAGCCGCCACCAATG CTCCAGCAGCAGCCGCCACCTGCACCTCCGGCGCCCCCTCCGGCGGCGGCTCCGGCTCCACCTCCGCCACCTCCTCCCCCAGGGGGAGCAGTAGTGGCCTCTCCTCCACCGCCGCCGCCGCAGCCGCAGCCCCCGGTCGTTGACCCCACGGGGCTAGCCGCGCAGTTGCAGCAGGCGAGACTTAAAAGACAGGCGAAG CAAGCCAACGCAGAGGTGGCGTCGCCCCCGGGAGGCAACAGCGGGGGCAGCGCGGGGAGCACCGACCATTCCTCTTCATCGTCAGGTCGAGCCAGCCTCCACTGCATGATGCACGAGATGCAGCGTACCCTGGCCAGGAGAAGGGCGCATCTGGATAAAGCTGAG GAGACATCGGCAGATAACTCGGTGAACTCCACCCCGATGAAGAGCTGGGAGCGTTCGGCGACGTTGCCGCACCGACTTCCCGCCGCATGTAATGGCAACACTC CGAGTGCCGAGTCCCCTGCGCAGCCGCAACCGCAATCGCCTAGATCTGCACGAAAACGGTTCGGATCGGCCAGCGAAGAAACTATACTAAAG cAAGTGAACGGAACCGAAGGTGGCTGCGTGTCAGCGGCAGAGTGGGAGGGCTTCAAGCAAGAGCTTATGAGGGAAGTCAAGACGCAGCTCACGCAGATGAAACGCGAAATACTTGACG cgATGAAAGCTGAGTTCGCTCGCAGGTAA
- the LOC125052777 gene encoding protein enabled isoform X2, whose protein sequence is MRRAKMNVNPDLGDLEEMLAHVQTQIEQEIDMEKENKMPSIISVQESPKMKRNGSFSRSESLEYRRPPRPTRLNGDGPQSLEYRNGDYGTTNGVNGSQSSLKSNDDSQVSFQSFRSEPVQRHSVLSLQDKREASMNGWSKTATLPRGYGSTKEKNWEEYWSHEQSISSARASVMVYDDSLKRWIPSGSSSGLSKVHIYHHTQHNTFRVVGRKLNDHEVVINCGIVRGLKYNQATATFHQWRDARHVYGLNFSCREDADSFARAMMHTLEVLANKVSNNSAPPPPQQPNPPGPYNGHNNTHYDEDMGTMTREDAAMLQQPQYHAPHHQHQLPQHQPIPHQPQPVPVQHQQHPMTPQHQVAHPQITHQVPHQPIPPPSQYHAPHHHTTGPAVQSAPTPPPHGVHTLPHAPHAPPTHSHHRTNSAPMPPNMSLTPASGSTAPPPVPPHQNLPPAANGPVAPPTPPAAPQPPPMLQQQPPPAPPAPPPAAAPAPPPPPPPPGGAVVASPPPPPPQPQPPVVDPTGLAAQLQQARLKRQAKQANAEVASPPGGNSGGSAGSTDHSSSSSGRASLHCMMHEMQRTLARRRAHLDKAEETSADNSVNSTPMKSWERSATLPHRLPAACNGNTPSAESPAQPQPQSPRSARKRFGSASEETILKQVNGTEGGCVSAAEWEGFKQELMREVKTQLTQMKREILDAMKAEFARR, encoded by the exons ATGCGTCGGGCCAAAATGAATGTGAACCCTGACTTGGGTGATTTAGAGGAGATGCTTGCTCATGTTCAAACGCAGATTGAACAGGAGATTGATATGGAGAAGGAAAACAAGATGCCGTCAATCATCAGCGTTCAAGAATCACCAAAGATGAAGAGGAATGGATCTTTCAGCCGATCAGAGAGTTTAGAATACCGGCGTCCCCCACGCCCTACGAGGTTAAATGGAGATGGACCTCAGTCTTTGGAGTATAGAAATGGCGATTATGGTACCACCAATGGTGTTAATGGATCCCAAAGCAGCTTGAAGTCGAATGATGATTCTCAGGTGTCCTTCCAATCTTTTCGTTCGGAACCTGTGCAGCGGCACTCGGTTCTCAGTCTTCAGGATAAAAGGGAGGCTTCCATGAATGGATGGTCTAAAACAGCGACTTTGCCGAGAGGATATGGCTCCACTAAAGAGAAGAATTGGGAGGAGTATTGGTCACA CGAGCAGTCGATAAGCAGCGCGCGCGCATCGGTAATGGTGTACGATGACTCTCTCAAACGCTGGATTCCCTCCGGCTCCAGCTCGGGGCTGTCTAAGGTCCACATCTATCATCACACCCAACACAATACCTTTAGAGTGGTGGGGAGGAAGCTCAATGATCATGAG gtGGTAATTAACTGCGGCATCGTCCGAGGCCTAAAGTACAACCAGGCGACTGCCACATTCCACCAATGGCGCGACGCAAGACACGTCTACGGGCTGAACTTCTCCTGTCGCGAGGACGCTGACAGCTTCGCTAGAGCCATGATGCACACCCTGGAG GTGTTAGCGAACAAAGTCAGCAATAACTCCGCGCCGCCCCCGCCACAGCAGCCTAACCCTCCCGGGCCTTACAACGGACACAACAACACGCACTACGACGAAGATATGGG AACAATGACCCGAGAGGACGCAGCCATGCTCCAACAGCCTCAATACCACGCTCCTCATCATCAGCATCAGCTCCCACAGCATCAACCGATTCCACATCAGCCG CAACCGGTGCCAGTGCAGCATCAGCAGCACCCGATGACCCCTCAGCACCAGGTAGCTCATCCTCAGATCACCCACCAGGTGCCACATCAGCCCATCCCACCGCCCAGCCAGTACCACGCGCCTCATCATCACACC ACGGGTCCAGCCGTGCAATCTGCGCCCACTCCGCCGCCCCACGGCGTGCACACGCTGCCCCATGCCCCTCACGCGCCGCCTACGCACTCGCACCATCGCACTAACAG TGCCCCCATGCCCCCAAACATGTCCCTAACTCCTGCGAGTGGTTCAACGGCACCACCCCCAGTGCCACCTCATCAGAATCTACCACCAGCGGCTAAT GGCCCCGTTGCCCCACCGACGCCTCCAGCAGCACCACAGCCGCCACCAATG CTCCAGCAGCAGCCGCCACCTGCACCTCCGGCGCCCCCTCCGGCGGCGGCTCCGGCTCCACCTCCGCCACCTCCTCCCCCAGGGGGAGCAGTAGTGGCCTCTCCTCCACCGCCGCCGCCGCAGCCGCAGCCCCCGGTCGTTGACCCCACGGGGCTAGCCGCGCAGTTGCAGCAGGCGAGACTTAAAAGACAGGCGAAG CAAGCCAACGCAGAGGTGGCGTCGCCCCCGGGAGGCAACAGCGGGGGCAGCGCGGGGAGCACCGACCATTCCTCTTCATCGTCAGGTCGAGCCAGCCTCCACTGCATGATGCACGAGATGCAGCGTACCCTGGCCAGGAGAAGGGCGCATCTGGATAAAGCTGAG GAGACATCGGCAGATAACTCGGTGAACTCCACCCCGATGAAGAGCTGGGAGCGTTCGGCGACGTTGCCGCACCGACTTCCCGCCGCATGTAATGGCAACACTC CGAGTGCCGAGTCCCCTGCGCAGCCGCAACCGCAATCGCCTAGATCTGCACGAAAACGGTTCGGATCGGCCAGCGAAGAAACTATACTAAAG cAAGTGAACGGAACCGAAGGTGGCTGCGTGTCAGCGGCAGAGTGGGAGGGCTTCAAGCAAGAGCTTATGAGGGAAGTCAAGACGCAGCTCACGCAGATGAAACGCGAAATACTTGACG cgATGAAAGCTGAGTTCGCTCGCAGGTAA
- the LOC125052777 gene encoding protein enabled isoform X1 → MRRAKMNVNPDLGDLEEMLAHVQTQIEQEIDMEKENKMPSIISVQESPKMKRNGSFSRSESLEYRRPPRPTRLNGDGPQSLEYRNGDYGTTNGVNGSQSSLKSNDDSQVSFQSFRSEPVQRHSVLSLQDKREASMNGWSKTATLPRGYGSTKEKNWEEYWSHEQSISSARASVMVYDDSLKRWIPSGSSSGLSKVHIYHHTQHNTFRVVGRKLNDHEVVINCGIVRGLKYNQATATFHQWRDARHVYGLNFSCREDADSFARAMMHTLEVLANKVSNNSAPPPPQQPNPPGPYNGHNNTHYDEDMGYRTMTREDAAMLQQPQYHAPHHQHQLPQHQPIPHQPQPVPVQHQQHPMTPQHQVAHPQITHQVPHQPIPPPSQYHAPHHHTTGPAVQSAPTPPPHGVHTLPHAPHAPPTHSHHRTNSAPMPPNMSLTPASGSTAPPPVPPHQNLPPAANGPVAPPTPPAAPQPPPMLQQQPPPAPPAPPPAAAPAPPPPPPPPGGAVVASPPPPPPQPQPPVVDPTGLAAQLQQARLKRQAKQANAEVASPPGGNSGGSAGSTDHSSSSSGRASLHCMMHEMQRTLARRRAHLDKAEETSADNSVNSTPMKSWERSATLPHRLPAACNGNTPSAESPAQPQPQSPRSARKRFGSASEETILKQVNGTEGGCVSAAEWEGFKQELMREVKTQLTQMKREILDAMKAEFARR, encoded by the exons ATGCGTCGGGCCAAAATGAATGTGAACCCTGACTTGGGTGATTTAGAGGAGATGCTTGCTCATGTTCAAACGCAGATTGAACAGGAGATTGATATGGAGAAGGAAAACAAGATGCCGTCAATCATCAGCGTTCAAGAATCACCAAAGATGAAGAGGAATGGATCTTTCAGCCGATCAGAGAGTTTAGAATACCGGCGTCCCCCACGCCCTACGAGGTTAAATGGAGATGGACCTCAGTCTTTGGAGTATAGAAATGGCGATTATGGTACCACCAATGGTGTTAATGGATCCCAAAGCAGCTTGAAGTCGAATGATGATTCTCAGGTGTCCTTCCAATCTTTTCGTTCGGAACCTGTGCAGCGGCACTCGGTTCTCAGTCTTCAGGATAAAAGGGAGGCTTCCATGAATGGATGGTCTAAAACAGCGACTTTGCCGAGAGGATATGGCTCCACTAAAGAGAAGAATTGGGAGGAGTATTGGTCACA CGAGCAGTCGATAAGCAGCGCGCGCGCATCGGTAATGGTGTACGATGACTCTCTCAAACGCTGGATTCCCTCCGGCTCCAGCTCGGGGCTGTCTAAGGTCCACATCTATCATCACACCCAACACAATACCTTTAGAGTGGTGGGGAGGAAGCTCAATGATCATGAG gtGGTAATTAACTGCGGCATCGTCCGAGGCCTAAAGTACAACCAGGCGACTGCCACATTCCACCAATGGCGCGACGCAAGACACGTCTACGGGCTGAACTTCTCCTGTCGCGAGGACGCTGACAGCTTCGCTAGAGCCATGATGCACACCCTGGAG GTGTTAGCGAACAAAGTCAGCAATAACTCCGCGCCGCCCCCGCCACAGCAGCCTAACCCTCCCGGGCCTTACAACGGACACAACAACACGCACTACGACGAAGATATGGGGTATAG AACAATGACCCGAGAGGACGCAGCCATGCTCCAACAGCCTCAATACCACGCTCCTCATCATCAGCATCAGCTCCCACAGCATCAACCGATTCCACATCAGCCG CAACCGGTGCCAGTGCAGCATCAGCAGCACCCGATGACCCCTCAGCACCAGGTAGCTCATCCTCAGATCACCCACCAGGTGCCACATCAGCCCATCCCACCGCCCAGCCAGTACCACGCGCCTCATCATCACACC ACGGGTCCAGCCGTGCAATCTGCGCCCACTCCGCCGCCCCACGGCGTGCACACGCTGCCCCATGCCCCTCACGCGCCGCCTACGCACTCGCACCATCGCACTAACAG TGCCCCCATGCCCCCAAACATGTCCCTAACTCCTGCGAGTGGTTCAACGGCACCACCCCCAGTGCCACCTCATCAGAATCTACCACCAGCGGCTAAT GGCCCCGTTGCCCCACCGACGCCTCCAGCAGCACCACAGCCGCCACCAATG CTCCAGCAGCAGCCGCCACCTGCACCTCCGGCGCCCCCTCCGGCGGCGGCTCCGGCTCCACCTCCGCCACCTCCTCCCCCAGGGGGAGCAGTAGTGGCCTCTCCTCCACCGCCGCCGCCGCAGCCGCAGCCCCCGGTCGTTGACCCCACGGGGCTAGCCGCGCAGTTGCAGCAGGCGAGACTTAAAAGACAGGCGAAG CAAGCCAACGCAGAGGTGGCGTCGCCCCCGGGAGGCAACAGCGGGGGCAGCGCGGGGAGCACCGACCATTCCTCTTCATCGTCAGGTCGAGCCAGCCTCCACTGCATGATGCACGAGATGCAGCGTACCCTGGCCAGGAGAAGGGCGCATCTGGATAAAGCTGAG GAGACATCGGCAGATAACTCGGTGAACTCCACCCCGATGAAGAGCTGGGAGCGTTCGGCGACGTTGCCGCACCGACTTCCCGCCGCATGTAATGGCAACACTC CGAGTGCCGAGTCCCCTGCGCAGCCGCAACCGCAATCGCCTAGATCTGCACGAAAACGGTTCGGATCGGCCAGCGAAGAAACTATACTAAAG cAAGTGAACGGAACCGAAGGTGGCTGCGTGTCAGCGGCAGAGTGGGAGGGCTTCAAGCAAGAGCTTATGAGGGAAGTCAAGACGCAGCTCACGCAGATGAAACGCGAAATACTTGACG cgATGAAAGCTGAGTTCGCTCGCAGGTAA